In one Notolabrus celidotus isolate fNotCel1 chromosome 1, fNotCel1.pri, whole genome shotgun sequence genomic region, the following are encoded:
- the LOC117818344 gene encoding SAM pointed domain-containing Ets transcription factor, whose product MVMIAAMSNPVDSLSEGSVYASRIGMTTEDSLAVMERNRSTEEPWDLGETKPNVEALERGVPGLYLSCFDMLLTEDAAWVVKVSDASTALTVPTPRMEPQEEPEQCPVIDSQEQGLSPVLEGQEEERSLEQVQSMVVGEVLKDIETACKLLNITPDPIEWSTGNVQKWLLWTEHLYRLPHAGKAFQDLTGKDLCAMSEEEFRQRSPQCGDTLHAHLDIWKSAAWMKERCSVGETKTTVVEELWSEADSSCSGQPIHLWQFLRELLLKPHNYGRCIRWLSKEKGIFKIEDSAHVARLWGLRKNRPAMNYDKLSRSIRQYYKKGIIRKPDVSQRLVYQFVHPV is encoded by the exons ATGGTGATG ATAGCAGCGATGTCAAATCCAGTGGACAGTCTTTCAGAGGGCTCAGTGTATGCATCCAGGATCGGGATGACAACAGAGGACTCTCTCGCGGTCATGGAACGAAACAGGAGCACAGAAGAGCCCTGGGACCTTGGAGAGACCAAACCAAATGTTGAAGCCCTGGAGCGTGGCGTGCCAGGCCTCTACCTCTCCTGCTTTGACATGCTCCTCACAGAGGACGCAGCCTGGGTGGTGAAAGTCTCTGATGCCTCCACGGCACTGACTGTACCCACACCTCGCATGGAGCCCCAGGAGGAGCCCGAGCAGTGCCCGGTCATCGACAGTCAGGAGCAGGGGCTGTCTCCTGTGCTGGAGGGTCAGGAGGAGGAGCGCTCTCTGGAGCAAGTGCagagcatggtggtgggagaaGTGCTGAAGGACATCGAAACAGCCTGCAAGCTGCTCAATATCACACCAG ACCCAATAGAGTGGAGCACAGGGAACGTGCAGAAGTGGCTGCTGTGGACTGAGCACTTGTACAGGTTACCCCACGCAGGAAAGGCCTTCCAGGACCTGACAGGGAAGGATCTGTGCGCAATGAGCGAGGAGGAGTTTCGCCAGCGCTCGCCACAATGTGGAGACACGCTGCACGCTCACCTAGACATATGGAAGTCAG CTGCCTGGATGAAAGAGAGGTGCTCGGTTGGAGAAACAAAAACTACAG TTGTCGAGGAGCTCTGGTCGGAGGCAGACTCATCTTGTTCCGGTCAGCCCATCCACCTGTGGCAGTTCCTCAGAGAGCTCCTACTCAAACCTCACAACTACGGACGCTGCATCCGCTGGCTCAGCAAAGAAAAAG GTATCTTTAAAATCGAAGACTCGGCTCACGTTGCCAGACTGTGGGGACTCAGAAAGAATCGCCCTGCTATGAACTATGACAAACTGAGCCGCTCCATACGTCAATACTACAAGAAAGGCATCATCCGCAAGCCTGACGTGTCTCAGAGACTGGTGTACCAGTTCGTTCACCCAGTATGA